Proteins from one Natrinema salinisoli genomic window:
- the pyrE gene encoding orotate phosphoribosyltransferase produces the protein MTNQDLIDALRAADAVQFGEFELSHGGTSEYYVDKYLFETDPGCLELIAEAFAERLATDDKLGGVALGGVPLAAATSVAAGVPYVIARKQRKEYGTGNLIEGQLEEGEEVVVVEDIVTTGTSLVEAVEALREAGATVERALVVVDREEGGRENVEDAGVEMESLVTASELLESQ, from the coding sequence ATGACGAATCAGGACCTCATCGACGCCCTTCGCGCGGCCGACGCCGTCCAGTTCGGCGAGTTCGAACTCTCCCACGGTGGCACGAGCGAGTACTACGTCGACAAGTACCTCTTCGAAACCGATCCCGGCTGCCTCGAGTTGATCGCCGAGGCCTTCGCCGAGCGACTCGCGACGGACGACAAACTCGGCGGCGTCGCACTGGGCGGCGTCCCGCTGGCGGCTGCGACCAGCGTCGCGGCGGGCGTTCCCTACGTCATCGCGCGCAAGCAGCGCAAGGAGTACGGTACCGGCAACCTGATCGAAGGGCAACTCGAGGAGGGAGAGGAGGTCGTCGTCGTCGAGGACATCGTCACGACTGGAACGAGCCTCGTCGAGGCCGTCGAGGCGCTCCGGGAGGCGGGCGCGACCGTCGAGCGCGCACTGGTCGTCGTCGACCGCGAGGAGGGCGGCCGCGAGAACGTCGAGGACGCCGGCGTCGAGATGGAGTCGCTGGTGACTGCCAGCGAGTTGCTCGAGAGTCAGTAG
- a CDS encoding FAD-binding and (Fe-S)-binding domain-containing protein has protein sequence MATHDSSRADDTGSADPAAGSQASDPAADPRAEYDYVGGDIDRPELVAALDERIDGEIRFDEYSRRLYATDASAYEVTPVGVVLPRTTEDVAAVVDYCADNGIPVLPRGGGTSLAGQAVNEAVVLDLTTHMDGLLELSADDRQATVQAGTVLADLNRALEPHELKFAPDPAAGNRSTIGGAIGNNSTGAHSLQYGKTDAYVEDVEVVLADGSVERFGEVTVAQLRERADPDGDSLERIYEALRRVVDEEAAAISEVFPQLKRNVSGYNLDRLVAEAYGDPEAFDENTDETVDIDGEPDSDATVNLARVFAGSEGTLGVVTEATVSLEPVPETTGVVLLTYTDLLEAMADVDTIVRNFDPAAIEAIDDVLLELARDTEEFADVAGNLPEGTETALLVEFYADSEDDARGKVAEMLSDRLPDSQAPTPNGGTTAQEPETGGDPVRAFDALEAYEPADRAELWKLRKSAAPILLSRTSDAKHISFIEDTAVPTENLADYVADFQEVLEERDTFASFYAHAGPGCMHMRPLVDTKSPAGLNQFEAISDAVTDLVVEYGGSVSGEHGDGRARTQWNRKLYGDDVWSLFRDLKTAFDPDWLLNPGNVCGDHDMTEHLRFSPDYEFDAGFEPALEWDVDNGMQGMVELCHGCAGCRGSQETTGGVMCPTYRAAEEESLSTRGRANMLRGAMNGELDAESTDPEFLAEVMDLCVGCKGCARDCPSEVDMAKLKAEVEHANHQENGATLRDRLFANVDRLNAVGSALAPVSNWAASLPGADTIAEKTVGIARERDLPTFASESFEDWFEARGGSRIPLEEASRKVLLFPDTYTNYNHPRAGKAAVQVLETAGVHVAVPERVTSTGRPAHSKGFLDVSRERARTNVEALAPRIEDGWEIVLVEPSDAVMLQSDYLDLLDGRDAERVAANTYGIMEYLDRFELADGLPVADPDERVTYHGHCHQKATKKDGHAATVLRAVGYEVDALDSGCCGMAGSFGYEAEHYSLSQSIGRILFDQIDGSDGEAVVAPGASCRTQLSEYDGCDDPPHPVEKVAAALSR, from the coding sequence ATGGCGACGCACGACTCTTCACGAGCCGACGACACCGGCAGCGCTGATCCGGCGGCGGGCTCGCAGGCGAGCGATCCCGCGGCGGACCCGCGCGCCGAGTACGACTACGTCGGCGGGGATATCGACCGCCCCGAACTCGTCGCGGCGCTCGACGAGCGGATCGACGGCGAGATCCGGTTCGACGAGTACAGCCGGCGGCTCTACGCGACCGACGCGAGCGCCTACGAGGTGACGCCCGTCGGCGTCGTCCTCCCGCGCACGACCGAGGACGTCGCCGCGGTCGTCGACTACTGCGCCGACAACGGGATTCCGGTCCTCCCGCGCGGCGGCGGCACCAGCCTCGCCGGACAGGCGGTCAACGAGGCCGTCGTCCTCGATCTGACGACCCACATGGACGGCCTGCTCGAGCTGTCGGCCGACGATCGCCAAGCGACGGTGCAGGCGGGGACCGTCCTCGCGGACCTGAACAGGGCGCTCGAGCCCCACGAGCTGAAGTTCGCGCCCGACCCGGCGGCCGGAAACCGCAGCACGATCGGCGGCGCGATCGGCAACAACTCCACCGGTGCACACTCCCTGCAGTACGGCAAGACCGACGCCTACGTCGAGGACGTGGAAGTCGTCCTCGCCGACGGCTCCGTCGAACGCTTCGGCGAAGTGACGGTCGCTCAACTCCGCGAGCGCGCCGATCCGGACGGCGACTCCCTCGAGCGAATTTACGAGGCGCTGCGCCGCGTCGTCGACGAGGAAGCCGCGGCGATCAGCGAGGTGTTCCCACAGCTCAAGCGGAACGTCTCCGGCTACAACCTCGACCGGCTCGTCGCGGAAGCCTACGGTGACCCAGAGGCGTTCGACGAGAACACGGACGAGACGGTCGACATCGACGGCGAACCCGACTCCGACGCGACGGTCAACCTGGCCCGCGTCTTCGCCGGCAGCGAGGGAACGCTCGGCGTGGTCACGGAGGCGACCGTCTCGCTCGAGCCCGTCCCCGAGACGACCGGCGTCGTCCTGTTGACGTACACGGACCTGCTCGAAGCGATGGCCGACGTCGACACCATCGTCCGCAACTTCGATCCGGCGGCGATCGAGGCGATCGACGACGTCTTGCTCGAGCTCGCTCGCGACACCGAGGAGTTCGCCGACGTCGCGGGGAACCTCCCCGAAGGAACAGAGACGGCGCTGCTCGTCGAGTTCTACGCCGACAGCGAGGACGACGCGCGAGGAAAAGTCGCCGAGATGCTGTCCGATCGACTGCCGGATTCGCAGGCCCCGACACCGAACGGCGGAACGACCGCTCAGGAGCCGGAAACCGGTGGCGACCCCGTCCGCGCGTTCGACGCCCTCGAGGCCTACGAGCCCGCCGACCGGGCCGAACTCTGGAAGCTCCGCAAGAGCGCGGCACCGATCTTGCTCTCTCGGACCTCCGACGCCAAGCACATCTCCTTCATCGAGGACACGGCCGTCCCGACCGAAAACCTCGCGGACTACGTGGCCGACTTCCAGGAGGTACTCGAGGAACGGGACACGTTCGCGAGCTTCTACGCCCACGCCGGCCCGGGCTGTATGCACATGCGACCGCTGGTCGACACCAAGAGCCCGGCCGGGCTGAACCAGTTCGAGGCGATCTCGGACGCCGTGACCGACCTCGTCGTCGAGTACGGCGGCTCCGTCTCGGGCGAACACGGCGACGGCCGCGCCCGAACCCAGTGGAACCGGAAACTCTACGGCGACGACGTCTGGTCACTCTTCCGCGACCTGAAAACGGCGTTCGACCCGGACTGGCTACTCAATCCCGGAAACGTCTGCGGCGATCACGACATGACCGAGCACCTGCGGTTCTCCCCCGACTACGAGTTCGACGCCGGCTTCGAGCCTGCCCTCGAGTGGGACGTCGACAACGGCATGCAGGGGATGGTCGAGCTCTGTCACGGCTGTGCCGGCTGTCGCGGTTCGCAGGAGACGACCGGCGGCGTGATGTGTCCGACGTATCGCGCGGCGGAGGAGGAGAGTCTCAGCACCCGCGGGCGCGCGAACATGCTCCGCGGCGCGATGAACGGCGAACTCGACGCGGAGTCGACCGATCCCGAGTTCCTGGCCGAAGTGATGGACCTCTGTGTCGGCTGCAAGGGCTGTGCGCGGGACTGTCCGAGCGAGGTCGACATGGCGAAGCTCAAGGCCGAGGTCGAACACGCGAACCACCAGGAAAACGGTGCGACCCTCCGCGATCGGCTCTTCGCCAATGTCGACCGGCTCAACGCCGTCGGCTCCGCGCTCGCGCCCGTCTCGAACTGGGCCGCGTCGCTGCCCGGCGCCGATACGATCGCCGAAAAGACCGTCGGCATTGCACGCGAGCGCGATCTCCCGACGTTCGCCAGCGAGAGTTTCGAAGACTGGTTCGAGGCGCGCGGCGGTTCTCGAATCCCGCTCGAGGAAGCGTCCCGAAAGGTGCTCCTCTTCCCCGACACGTACACCAATTACAACCATCCGCGGGCGGGGAAAGCTGCCGTGCAGGTGCTCGAGACGGCGGGCGTCCACGTGGCCGTACCCGAACGCGTCACGTCGACCGGCCGGCCGGCCCACTCGAAGGGCTTTCTGGACGTCTCGCGCGAGCGCGCCCGAACGAACGTCGAGGCGCTGGCCCCCCGAATCGAGGACGGCTGGGAGATCGTGCTGGTCGAGCCGTCGGACGCGGTCATGCTCCAGTCGGACTATCTGGACCTCCTCGACGGACGCGATGCCGAGCGGGTCGCGGCGAACACCTACGGAATCATGGAGTACCTCGATCGGTTCGAACTGGCGGACGGGCTGCCGGTCGCCGACCCCGACGAGCGGGTGACTTACCACGGCCACTGCCACCAGAAAGCGACGAAGAAGGACGGCCACGCGGCGACCGTCCTGCGGGCGGTCGGCTACGAGGTCGACGCGCTGGATTCGGGCTGCTGCGGGATGGCCGGCTCCTTCGGCTACGAGGCCGAGCACTACTCGTTGAGTCAGTCGATCGGGCGGATCCTCTTCGATCAGATCGACGGGAGCGACGGCGAGGCGGTCGTCGCGCCGGGTGCGTCCTGCCGGACCCAGCTCTCGGAATACGACGGCTGTGACGATCCGCCGCATCCGGTGGAGAAAGTCGCGGCGGCGCTCTCGCGGTAG
- a CDS encoding DUF502 domain-containing protein: protein MASWKRVFASGLILLGPILVTLYVVYRAYVLALGFTPAVLFDPDMLSGVIGNELTRVFVIRVLQISVSLTFLFVMAVAIGVLTRTTIGDIFARSIDGVANRVPGLRVLYNASKIAAETTIGEEQALQEPVKVRSWDGTHMPAFKTGHTTSDGRVVLFIPTAPNVSSGFVVEAEADRVIETDESVEEVLARVLSGGFGDSERPQDRTRTVPFDTSGDGSTDKE from the coding sequence ATGGCGTCGTGGAAACGGGTATTCGCGAGCGGACTGATCCTTCTCGGACCGATACTCGTCACGCTGTACGTCGTCTACCGGGCCTACGTGCTCGCGCTCGGGTTCACGCCGGCGGTCCTGTTCGACCCGGACATGCTGAGCGGGGTCATCGGCAACGAGCTGACTCGCGTGTTCGTCATCCGCGTCCTCCAAATCAGCGTCTCGCTGACCTTCCTTTTCGTGATGGCAGTGGCGATCGGCGTCCTGACCCGGACGACGATCGGCGATATCTTCGCGCGGAGCATCGACGGCGTCGCGAACCGCGTTCCGGGGCTGCGGGTCCTCTACAACGCATCAAAAATCGCCGCCGAAACGACGATCGGGGAGGAACAGGCGCTGCAGGAACCGGTGAAGGTGCGGAGCTGGGACGGCACGCACATGCCGGCGTTCAAGACCGGACACACCACCAGCGACGGGCGAGTCGTGCTCTTCATTCCGACGGCACCGAACGTCTCCTCGGGATTCGTGGTCGAAGCCGAGGCCGATCGCGTCATCGAAACCGACGAATCCGTCGAGGAGGTGCTCGCACGGGTTCTGAGTGGGGGGTTCGGCGACTCCGAACGCCCGCAGGATCGAACGCGAACCGTCCCGTTCGATACGTCCGGCGATGGATCGACGGACAAGGAATGA
- the gdhB gene encoding glutamate dehydrogenase GdhB, which yields MTTPSPETESNSGDELDSALVTARRQLERAATHVDVDPGVVERLKHPTRVQQVSVPLERDDGSVDVFTGYRAQHDDVRGPYKGGLRYHPEVSAEECTGLSMWMTWKCAVMDLPFGGGKGGIAVDPKSLSEDETERLTRRFAEELRDAVGPTKDVPAPDMGTDAQTMAWFMDAYSMQQGETIPGVVTGKPPVIGGSYGREEAPGRSTAIAAREAIQYYDREVSGTTVAVQGFGSVGANAARLLEDWGATVVAVSDVNGAIYDPDGFDTHAIPTHEEAPGAVLEQDAPETLDNEDILELDVDVVIPAAVGNVITADNADAIEADIVVEGANGPTTFAADTILEERGVPVIPDILANAGGVTVSYFEWLQDINRRQWTLDRVNEELEEHMLEAWDDVREEVDAAGLTWRDAAYVVALSRIAEAKETRGLWP from the coding sequence ATGACAACACCATCGCCCGAAACCGAGAGCAACTCCGGTGACGAACTCGATTCGGCGCTCGTCACCGCCCGCCGCCAGTTGGAACGAGCTGCGACGCACGTCGACGTTGATCCCGGCGTCGTCGAGCGCCTGAAACACCCGACGCGGGTCCAGCAGGTATCGGTGCCGCTCGAGCGCGATGACGGCTCCGTCGACGTTTTCACCGGCTACCGCGCCCAGCACGACGACGTCCGCGGTCCCTACAAAGGCGGGCTCCGATATCATCCCGAGGTCAGCGCCGAGGAGTGTACCGGCCTCTCGATGTGGATGACCTGGAAGTGTGCGGTGATGGACCTCCCATTCGGCGGCGGGAAGGGCGGCATCGCCGTCGATCCCAAGTCGCTGAGCGAAGACGAGACCGAGCGGCTCACCCGCCGGTTCGCAGAAGAGTTGCGCGACGCCGTCGGGCCGACGAAGGACGTCCCCGCGCCGGACATGGGCACCGACGCCCAGACGATGGCCTGGTTCATGGACGCCTACTCGATGCAACAGGGCGAGACGATCCCCGGCGTCGTTACGGGCAAACCACCCGTCATCGGAGGCTCGTACGGCCGCGAGGAGGCACCCGGCCGCTCGACAGCGATCGCCGCACGCGAAGCCATCCAGTACTACGACCGCGAGGTCTCCGGCACGACGGTCGCCGTCCAGGGGTTCGGCAGCGTCGGTGCCAACGCGGCCCGCCTGCTCGAGGACTGGGGCGCGACCGTCGTCGCCGTCAGCGACGTCAACGGCGCGATCTACGATCCCGACGGGTTCGACACGCACGCGATTCCGACCCACGAAGAAGCGCCCGGCGCGGTGCTCGAACAGGACGCCCCGGAGACGCTGGACAACGAGGACATCCTCGAACTCGACGTCGATGTGGTGATCCCGGCCGCCGTCGGCAACGTCATCACGGCGGACAACGCCGACGCGATCGAGGCCGACATCGTCGTCGAAGGCGCGAACGGCCCGACGACCTTCGCCGCCGACACCATCCTCGAGGAGCGCGGCGTCCCGGTGATCCCCGACATCCTCGCGAACGCGGGCGGCGTGACGGTCAGTTACTTCGAGTGGCTCCAGGACATCAACCGTCGCCAGTGGACCCTCGATCGGGTCAACGAGGAACTCGAGGAGCACATGCTCGAGGCCTGGGACGACGTCCGCGAGGAAGTCGACGCGGCGGGGCTGACGTGGCGCGACGCCGCCTACGTGGTCGCGCTCTCCCGAATCGCCGAGGCGAAGGAGACGCGCGGACTCTGGCCGTAG
- a CDS encoding alpha/beta hydrolase has translation MTPDRADEPHPDVQAFLELYNSLDTPSFDEVSAQEARRMFEEMQVTDEPAIELESVEDRTIDGPHGDLPIRIYDPDTDGEDRPLILYIHGGGWVIGSVDTHDDTCRKLAAESGYPVVSVDYGLAPEHPFPEGLQDCYAALEWVADATDELNADPDRIVVAGDSAGANLTAGLSLLVRDQGGPEIAYQLLVYPSTGKVTETDAYEENGEGYMLTKDDMEWFRDHRFEREIDLGNIYATPQLAHDLSDLPPATVITAGFDPLRDDGASLVERLEDDGVPVEYHHYDDVIHGFFGMISEPVDLDRAHEAHDDAVSDLEAALE, from the coding sequence ATGACACCAGACAGAGCGGACGAACCACACCCCGACGTGCAGGCGTTTCTCGAGCTCTACAACTCCCTCGACACCCCGTCGTTCGACGAGGTGTCGGCCCAGGAGGCTCGGCGGATGTTCGAGGAGATGCAGGTTACCGACGAGCCCGCCATCGAACTCGAGTCCGTCGAAGACCGGACCATCGACGGCCCGCACGGCGACCTGCCGATTCGGATCTACGATCCCGACACCGACGGCGAGGACCGGCCGCTGATTCTGTACATTCACGGCGGCGGCTGGGTCATCGGCAGTGTCGACACCCACGACGACACCTGCCGAAAGCTCGCCGCCGAATCGGGGTATCCCGTCGTCAGCGTCGACTACGGCCTCGCGCCCGAACACCCCTTCCCGGAAGGACTGCAGGACTGTTACGCCGCCCTCGAGTGGGTGGCCGACGCGACCGACGAGCTGAACGCGGATCCCGACCGGATCGTCGTGGCGGGGGACAGCGCCGGAGCCAACCTCACGGCGGGACTGAGTTTACTCGTCCGGGATCAGGGCGGCCCGGAGATCGCCTATCAGTTGCTGGTCTACCCCAGTACGGGCAAGGTGACGGAGACTGACGCCTACGAGGAGAACGGCGAGGGATACATGCTCACGAAAGACGACATGGAGTGGTTCCGCGACCACCGCTTCGAGCGCGAGATCGATCTGGGGAACATCTACGCGACGCCCCAACTGGCCCACGATCTCTCGGATCTGCCGCCGGCGACGGTCATTACGGCCGGCTTCGACCCGTTGCGCGACGACGGAGCGAGTCTGGTCGAGCGGCTCGAGGACGACGGCGTCCCCGTCGAGTACCACCACTACGACGACGTGATCCACGGCTTCTTCGGCATGATTTCCGAGCCGGTGGACCTGGATCGTGCCCACGAGGCCCACGACGACGCGGTGTCGGATCTCGAAGCGGCGCTCGAGTGA
- a CDS encoding DUF7344 domain-containing protein, which produces MISGNNTIVPDDGTAIDDIFDALADRHRRRLLIELLDGDRRYVSKLTGVSRDLAEADEELLRKCLSNEGLVSQADEELLLKHQIHLPKLAEYGFVEWDRDEHVVTRGPRFDDVRPVLEFLEGQQNEQHLEEIEISPR; this is translated from the coding sequence ATGATCAGTGGCAATAACACGATCGTTCCCGACGACGGGACCGCGATTGACGATATATTCGACGCGTTGGCGGACAGGCATCGACGACGGTTGCTTATCGAATTACTGGACGGTGATCGACGGTACGTTTCGAAATTAACCGGCGTTTCCCGGGACCTCGCCGAAGCGGACGAGGAACTCCTTCGCAAATGCCTGTCAAATGAGGGACTCGTTTCACAGGCGGACGAGGAACTCCTCCTGAAACACCAGATTCACCTCCCCAAGCTGGCCGAGTACGGCTTCGTCGAGTGGGACCGAGACGAGCACGTGGTCACGAGAGGGCCACGGTTCGACGACGTACGGCCCGTTCTCGAATTCTTGGAGGGCCAGCAGAACGAACAGCACCTCGAAGAGATCGAGATATCTCCTCGATGA
- the thrS gene encoding threonine--tRNA ligase: MSESDSQEQLTVVLPDGSELAVDADATVEDCAYEIGPGLGSDTVAGKLDGELVAKEAPVYDGAELEIVTDGSEEYLEVMRHSASHCLAQAVERHYDDVDLAIGPPTDEGFYYDFDNLDIDEEDLDNLEAEMEAIIAEDYDIEREDVSIEEAEQRLADEPYKLELLEEFADENDTVSFYKQGEWEDLCAGPHVDSTGEIGAIELLEIAGAYWRGDEENTMQTRIYGTAFEDESDLEDFLERKQEAEKRDHRRIGNEMNLFSIQDVTGPGLPLYHPAGKTVLSELEEFVKELNEDAGYDYVETPHVFKTDLWHRSGHYENYQDDMFIFDVGDDEFGLKPMNCPGHAAIFQDHSWSYRDLPIRYAENGKVYRKEQRGELSGLSRVWAFTIDDGHLFVRPEQIKSEVEEIMDMITEVLDTFDLDYEMALATRPEKSVGSDEIWDRAEEQLESVLDSHGHEYEIEEGDGAFYGPKIDFAFEDAIGRSWDGPTVQLDFNMPERFDLNYVGEDNEEHRPVMIHRALYGSYERFFMMLIEHYEGRFPLWLAPEQVRVLPISDDNLGYAHRVANEFDDFRVEVDGRDSTLERKIRAAHDDRVPYQIIVGDNEEEDGNISVRDRFEDQEYDVEIEEFRSHLEAEREEQRTEPDFLAN; this comes from the coding sequence ATGTCAGAATCAGACTCACAGGAGCAGCTAACGGTCGTACTGCCCGACGGATCCGAACTCGCGGTCGACGCCGACGCGACGGTCGAGGACTGCGCCTACGAGATCGGCCCCGGTCTCGGCAGCGACACGGTCGCCGGCAAACTCGACGGCGAGCTCGTCGCCAAGGAGGCGCCGGTCTACGACGGCGCCGAACTCGAGATCGTCACCGACGGCAGCGAGGAGTACCTCGAGGTCATGCGCCACTCCGCATCTCACTGTCTCGCCCAGGCCGTCGAGCGCCACTACGACGACGTCGACCTCGCCATCGGGCCGCCGACGGACGAGGGCTTCTACTACGACTTCGATAACCTCGATATCGACGAGGAGGATCTCGACAACCTCGAGGCCGAGATGGAAGCGATCATCGCCGAGGACTACGACATCGAGCGCGAAGACGTCTCGATCGAGGAGGCCGAGCAGCGGCTGGCCGACGAACCCTACAAGCTCGAGCTGCTCGAGGAGTTCGCCGACGAGAACGACACCGTGAGCTTCTACAAACAGGGCGAGTGGGAGGACCTCTGTGCCGGTCCCCACGTCGACTCGACGGGAGAGATCGGTGCGATCGAACTCCTCGAGATCGCCGGCGCCTACTGGCGCGGGGATGAAGAGAATACGATGCAGACGCGCATCTACGGCACCGCCTTCGAAGACGAGAGCGATCTCGAGGACTTCCTCGAGCGGAAACAGGAAGCCGAGAAGCGCGATCACCGCCGGATCGGCAACGAGATGAACCTCTTCTCGATTCAGGACGTGACGGGGCCGGGGCTGCCGCTGTATCACCCCGCCGGAAAGACCGTCCTCTCGGAGCTCGAGGAGTTCGTCAAGGAGCTGAACGAAGATGCGGGCTACGACTACGTCGAGACGCCACACGTCTTCAAGACGGACCTCTGGCACCGGTCGGGCCACTACGAGAACTATCAGGACGACATGTTCATCTTCGACGTGGGCGACGACGAGTTCGGCCTGAAGCCGATGAACTGTCCCGGCCACGCCGCCATCTTCCAGGATCACTCCTGGAGCTACCGCGACCTGCCGATTCGCTACGCGGAGAACGGCAAGGTCTATCGCAAGGAACAGCGCGGGGAACTCTCCGGGCTCTCGCGGGTCTGGGCGTTCACGATCGACGACGGGCACCTGTTCGTCCGCCCCGAGCAGATCAAGAGCGAGGTCGAGGAGATCATGGACATGATCACCGAGGTGCTCGACACGTTCGATCTCGACTACGAGATGGCCCTCGCCACGCGCCCCGAGAAGTCCGTCGGCAGCGACGAGATCTGGGACCGCGCGGAGGAGCAACTCGAGAGCGTCCTCGACTCCCACGGCCACGAGTACGAAATCGAGGAGGGTGACGGCGCCTTCTACGGTCCGAAGATCGACTTCGCCTTCGAGGACGCCATCGGTCGATCGTGGGACGGGCCGACGGTCCAACTCGACTTCAACATGCCCGAGCGGTTCGACCTGAACTACGTCGGCGAGGACAACGAGGAACACCGGCCGGTCATGATCCACCGGGCGCTCTACGGCAGCTACGAACGGTTCTTCATGATGCTCATCGAGCACTACGAGGGTCGGTTCCCGCTGTGGCTCGCCCCCGAACAGGTCCGCGTGCTGCCGATCTCCGACGACAACCTCGGCTACGCCCACCGCGTCGCGAACGAGTTCGACGACTTCCGCGTCGAGGTCGACGGCCGCGACAGTACGCTCGAACGGAAGATCCGTGCGGCCCACGACGATCGGGTCCCCTACCAGATCATCGTCGGCGACAACGAGGAGGAAGACGGCAACATCTCGGTTCGCGACCGCTTCGAGGACCAGGAGTACGACGTCGAGATCGAGGAATTCCGTAGTCACCTCGAGGCCGAGCGCGAGGAACAGCGGACGGAGCCGGACTTCCTCGCGAACTGA
- a CDS encoding CDP-2,3-bis-(O-geranylgeranyl)-sn-glycerol synthase: protein MAILETFVIAFWAMLPAYVPNNAAVLAGGGRPIDGGRTWGEKRVLGDGKTWRGTAMGVAAGLALAAVLTVLEPSVSDALGFAVPAFTPLAALGLAGGAMLGDILASFLKRRTGRQRGAMFPGLDQLDFVVVSLPLVALLDLEWFREWFTLEVLLVVVVLTPILHVTTNMIAYKLGLKNEPW from the coding sequence ATGGCAATCCTCGAGACTTTCGTGATCGCGTTCTGGGCGATGTTGCCCGCCTACGTTCCCAACAACGCCGCGGTGCTGGCCGGCGGCGGGCGACCGATCGACGGCGGCCGGACGTGGGGGGAGAAGCGAGTGCTGGGCGACGGCAAGACCTGGCGCGGCACGGCGATGGGCGTCGCTGCGGGGCTCGCGCTCGCGGCCGTCCTCACCGTCCTCGAGCCGAGTGTCAGCGACGCCCTCGGCTTCGCCGTCCCCGCGTTCACGCCCCTCGCCGCGCTCGGACTCGCCGGCGGTGCGATGCTCGGCGACATCCTCGCGTCCTTTCTCAAACGCCGAACCGGCCGCCAGCGCGGTGCGATGTTCCCCGGCCTCGACCAGCTGGATTTCGTCGTCGTCTCGCTGCCGCTGGTCGCGCTGCTGGACCTCGAGTGGTTCCGCGAGTGGTTCACGCTCGAGGTCCTCCTCGTCGTCGTGGTGCTCACGCCGATCCTCCACGTGACGACGAACATGATCGCGTACAAACTGGGACTGAAGAACGAGCCGTGGTAG
- a CDS encoding M24 family metallopeptidase, protein MPREHIFDESEYERRVARTKERLREEELDAIVVADPANMNYLTGYDGWSFYVHQAVVVTPDRAEPVWIGRDMDGGGARATTHLADESIRAYSDDHVHSPYDLHPMDYVAGVLEELGVDDGRIGLEMDAAYFTAKSYTRLQQNLPEAEFEDATLLVGWVRIKKSEQELEYMREAARISENAMQAGLDVIEEGVPEYEAAAAIYEQLITGTEEYGGDYPSIVPLMPSGDHTGTPHLTWTDREFEDGDPVIIELSGCRHRYHSPLARTTFVGDPPAELEETAEIVVEGLEAALDAAEPGVTCESVEKAWRDTIAKYGLEKEDRIGYSMGLGYPPDWGEHTASIRPGDETVLEEDMTFHMIPGIWTDEIGMEISETFHVTSDGAETLAEFPRQLFTT, encoded by the coding sequence ATGCCACGAGAGCATATTTTCGACGAATCCGAGTACGAGCGGCGGGTCGCTCGAACGAAAGAGCGACTGCGCGAGGAGGAGCTCGACGCGATCGTCGTCGCCGATCCGGCGAACATGAACTACCTGACGGGGTACGACGGCTGGTCGTTCTACGTCCACCAGGCCGTCGTGGTCACGCCCGACCGCGCGGAACCCGTCTGGATCGGCCGCGACATGGACGGCGGCGGGGCACGCGCGACGACCCACCTCGCCGACGAGAGCATCCGCGCGTACAGCGACGACCACGTTCACTCGCCGTACGACCTCCACCCGATGGACTACGTCGCGGGCGTCCTCGAGGAACTGGGCGTCGACGACGGTCGGATCGGGCTCGAGATGGACGCCGCCTACTTCACCGCGAAGTCCTACACCCGATTGCAACAGAACCTCCCCGAGGCCGAGTTCGAGGACGCGACGCTGCTGGTCGGCTGGGTCCGGATCAAGAAATCGGAGCAGGAACTCGAGTACATGCGCGAGGCCGCCCGCATCTCGGAGAACGCGATGCAGGCGGGGCTCGACGTCATCGAGGAGGGCGTCCCGGAGTACGAGGCCGCGGCCGCGATCTACGAACAACTGATCACCGGGACCGAGGAGTACGGCGGAGACTACCCCTCGATCGTCCCGCTGATGCCCTCGGGCGACCACACCGGCACGCCGCATCTGACCTGGACCGACCGCGAGTTCGAGGACGGCGATCCGGTCATCATCGAACTCTCCGGCTGTCGCCACCGGTATCACTCCCCGCTGGCCCGCACGACGTTCGTCGGCGACCCGCCCGCCGAACTCGAGGAGACCGCCGAGATCGTCGTCGAGGGACTCGAGGCCGCGCTCGACGCCGCCGAACCCGGCGTCACCTGCGAATCGGTCGAGAAAGCGTGGCGCGACACCATCGCGAAGTACGGCCTCGAGAAGGAGGACCGCATCGGCTACTCGATGGGGCTGGGCTACCCGCCGGACTGGGGCGAGCACACCGCGAGCATCCGCCCCGGCGACGAGACGGTGCTCGAGGAGGACATGACGTTCCACATGATCCCCGGCATCTGGACCGACGAGATCGGCATGGAGATCAGCGAGACGTTCCACGTTACCAGCGACGGTGCGGAGACGCTGGCCGAGTTCCCGCGGCAACTGTTCACGACGTAG